Within Salvelinus sp. IW2-2015 unplaced genomic scaffold, ASM291031v2 Un_scaffold793, whole genome shotgun sequence, the genomic segment CCTTTGATATGTGGTAGCCACACATGCTAcggtatcttaagatgaatgcactaactggagatcactctggataagaccatctgctaaaataaataacatgaaaTGTTTGGAAACTGACCGTACCTTCCACTGAAGACGTCATTGTCATCTTCTGGAAATACTTAAATTCATTACTGTAAAGAAGTCAACGTCATTattgtttgtgagacaaggggaAAAACAACAGTcgcaaaaatgtcaattttatgGGTTAACTACAGAAATTATGACTTCAAGTTATATGCCATGATGTTGTTAACTTGGACCTTGTGCAAAACCCTGGACTTTGGATCCCCAACGTTGTCATTCATTGCATCATCAGCAGCTGACTGTTCTGATTTCCTGCTAGATTTCTGTCCACACATCAATAGACCAATATTTGCCATTTCAACACTGTGTTAGCTTTCCATTCGTTGCCAGCTAGTTGAAACAGATATGATGTGTATATAGGCTATTGTTGAGAGGCTTAGCTAGCTGTTGAAACTAAATGAATGAGCTAAAtggctagctaggctaacgttaCTTACTTGAGTCTCTTCGGGTGCCAAGGTAGATTCCCGttatttccaatccccatatcaGGACAAACAGCCACAATGCAGTTCAGCACACGAGACATTTTCACTTGACGAAAAAAGTGCAATGATTTTAGCT encodes:
- the LOC112068944 gene encoding dihydrofolate reductase-like codes for the protein MSRVLNCIVAVCPDMGIGNNGNLPWHPKRLNNEFKYFQKMTMTSSVEGKQNVVIMGRKTWFSHSRANRPLKNGINIVLSRELK